A window of Plodia interpunctella isolate USDA-ARS_2022_Savannah chromosome 3, ilPloInte3.2, whole genome shotgun sequence genomic DNA:
TCGAACTGGTGGGAACAATTTTTATCGtttgaatttcattttttaatgctttgaaacaaaaatattgttgacactttttgttttgaaccataaaaaaatgttggctGTGCTACTCGTATTTCAGAAAAAAGTTATCATTTTGATCTTAGCTGTGATTAGAactgtattaatattttttttttgttttcagtgCTGATGAAAGAGGCGTACGTCCAGTAGTGGACTTCTTGTGACCGAGAAGAAGATGATAAGTGAATGTGAGTTACTCGTCCGATCTCAcgcaaagtttaaattaaccAATTACCATCTCAACCATGTTTACTAgattttactaattttgtaTTCGGATGTCTGTCAGTTCAGTTATACATAtaactcaatatttttatagtagttCTCGTAGACCTCCACTTTCTTCCGGGGTAGGAAAACATTATGGTAAGTTCATTGGTAGACCATTAAGTTCACTAATATGCGTCAATCACTAAGTACTCGATGGCGGTAGTagaaaaaatcatttcacatgtctttaggcgacttaaataaaacggacatcagtattagcaataacactaTCGATAAATACGCGGTTAcggacaaaataataatttatacattgatAACATCCTCTACCTACACTTCGAGGGAAGCCTTctaattttactattaaaaagAGCAAGGCGGACGTTATCATTAAGGTCCAAACATAATATGTCATTGTGCCGCAGCATTtctgaaagttttttttttattatattttcccgTTACCGCGAAACATGTAAATGAACCAGTATGAACCGGTTTACAGCTCAATAAACGTAGTTATGACTGAGGCAAGTGCCTGGGTGTGCTtaagttattttgtattaagaCACTTAAGACACTTTTAATACGTCGTATAATAAATAGGCCGCATATTTGCAGTTAATAATTTAGGTCaaacgttatttttttattgagaaaGATATTTCGTTTTTTATGATCACTTCAAAACTTTGGTCTTATGCCTGACAGACAGGCCGGACGAACTAGgaatttttaaggtttttttaaataacacgtgtatagatagatatctTACGTGTATAGATAGTTCTTTAATCACCATAATACATGTGGTTATTGATGCCGACTagtaaatttatgaaattaggtTTAccagttattaaaatacagaCCACTTAATAATAAGTACAGTCGGGGTCAGATAAGCCTGACTGACTAATTATCACAGGGGAATTAGTATTGTCTGTGTGACTGTATATCCACAAAAGAAGTTTGAagtttgaagcggtggtggtgtaatggttaagatcgAAATCCACAAAAGAAGTTTGAagtttgaagcggtggtggtgtaatggttaagatcgaaaggtctcaggctcgtatcctactcgtgttaTATACTAGTATGAgttgtatagtagttttcgtagaccaccacttgcttccggtgaaggaaaacatcgtgaggaaacctgcacactggttgacagtttagtttcctagtgtgtatgcgactacctgccactaaaTGGAGgcaagtagtcgtaaaagtcgtgtcagatccctttaggcgacttgaataaaatctgacattaatgttagcaataacattcTGATGATAAAATTAGTCTCTCTATCGCGTCTATTTGTATGAACgtgataaacacaaaaactattttctgtAGATTTTCTGTACGGTTTTccaatagatagcgtgattGCTGAGAATTAGTCTCTCTATCGCGTCTATTTGTATGAACgtgataaacacaaaaactattttctgtAGATTTTCTGTACGGTTCTccaatagatagcgtgattgctgaggaaggtttaggtaataggtgtatttattatggtttaagcgagcgaagccgggacgggccgctagttaaaatattattttaaagagatTGGTTACGGGCGACTGGATTCTAATCCGATAGaattatttgacgacctcggtggcgcagtggtaaagtgcttgcctctgaaccgagaagtcccgggttcgatccccggccggttcaggatggaaaatgatctttttctgattgattcgggtcttggatgtttatatatatatgtatatgttataaaatatagtatcgttgagttagtatcccataacacaagtctcgaacttactttggggctagctcaatctgtgtgatttgtcctaatatattttattatttatttattatatgcaaCGGACAATATTTGCCAATCTCCACGATACAAATACCTATTAGAATTTCCCTGACATACGACCTAGCATGTCGCAGTTAACAACGCGTGAAGTGTAAAAACAACCACAGGATCTTCCATTAACCTCTGTACGTTGCTCTGTTTTTATGGCTTCCTTGCTAATCATCGAGGGGTACAGAAGATAAGCTgcgttgttatttttttatttattaactccagagttaaattttaaaatttttgtgtccatattttttatgtctaGCATACTTTAGTTTTGGAGAGATAAAGCGAGTTGATAATACAATTGGCAATAAGTCCTTATAGAATATACATTGGGAGgtacaaaataagtaaattattttaaaattcgctGATATTGAAGCCATAGAAGTCGAAGCGGAGTAACTCAGTGCGGTTAGTtgtaaacttatttaattcaCGATTGTCACAATACTACATTATTTTGGTAAGAAAATCAACACAGAAAAAGTATTGGAGTTTTAAAGCagcaaacaaaaagaaaaatattaacaagtgATAGTTTTGTAGTTCAAAGACGACGACGAaagttgacgacctcggtggcgcattggtaaagttcttgccactgaaccgagaggttcgatccccagtcgggtcatgatggaaaatgatctttttctgattgacccgggtcttggatgtttatctatatatgtacttgttataaaatatagtatcgttgagttagaattccataacacaagtctcgaacttactttggggctagctcaatctgtgtgatttgtccttatatatttattaaagagcGCTGTTTCTGTGTGAACGCAAATTTGTGTGGggtgaaaatgtattttctttttattatttagcacAATGCGTGTATGTAACTTGTCCAGTGGTTCACCACTGTGTGTTAGTCTGTGACTATGGTATTATTGTTCGATTTTACGCACAAATCAGTGTTGCTGATCGATAGTCCACGCGAATATTATTTCGATAGTTCTAACAGCCGGGTTCTGAAAGATATGTATGAATTTTACACATGAGTCCGCTCAGCTCAGTCAGCTCAGGTTAGCATGTGATCTCTGTGTCGTCATTAATGGAATTAAATCAAACGTATgtgcaatgaaaataaataaatgataccATGGAATGGTAACTTTATATggagataatttatttttgatatattaacTCTATTGAAAACTCTGttgaaaaacacatttttattagttgtttttcttgaaacattttttgattttatttttccttttgaaCTGCACCCCGTAAGCTGTATTCATAACACCACAGATGTTTGATTTTGTGGCTATTCTCATGAATCCGTTCTCCCCCCATTTGGTGCCGTAGGAGTTCTTCAAAATCCAGTATTCTTCGCCAGATTCTTCCCCAAAGCCTATAAGAGTCACGCCGTGGGATAGATCTGTATTCTGGTTAGCACTacaaaagtaaagtaaaataattatttattactaagagtgggttgcaccaggcAACTTTGACGCTAacattaacctgcgcagaaaaacgtgacgtttatctaaacgtcagcggcgcgcaggttaaagtcaacgtcaaagttgactggtgcaactcaccctaagtatAAGTATGATGAAAGTGtacgttattttaatatacattgttATTATCCATACATTGTGCTGCATCACATGTAAATTCATTCGGTAAAGTTTGCAAGTTTGCGCACTTAAaataacttgaataaaactaTTCTCATAAACTTTTGTACTATGTATTCATTAAGTAAATATGATTCATACTTGTTACCTTGTATTAGATTCTTATaaacaaactatttaaaaGGGCGCTGTGTTTAATCATTACATAGCATAAATCAAAATCGCTTCCAATATCTGTCCTTTAAACTActccattaattttaatgaggGTTTTAAAAAACGCGTAGTATATTTCGGTacgtgtataaattattatggacCTGAGTAAAGTGGGCAAGGGCGCTAGCAAAAAGAATAtagaaaacatacaaaaaatttaaggtACTCACCATTTTTCATTATCATATATGCccttagaataaaatatgaaagttttcGGATTCCCGTTCAGGGCTATGGCGAGTGGACCGTTTTTTCTCAGGgcattctaaaaataaaagtcagCTATAAAAACTGAACTAAgtgaaggaaaaaatatttcaaatatttttaatttttttaattaatttatttaacattattactAAAACAAGTTTAAGGATTTAAAGTCTGAAAAGCTGTTTTCTACTAGTTAACCAATAGTAAATTCCCTGTAtatagaataattatattgttagtaatataatttaaaaaaattcttcacctgtatttttgttttatctttaGGTATTTTCACAAAGTTGctaatttttcttattttttccgCGTTCTTGATATTGCATATACCTTCCTAAAAATAgacacaaatacatatatacgtacatttaaattgatattaaaatcatttataatcAAAGAAAACATTGAAGTAAACAATCATAAAACTTAGCATGAAGCGGTAGTCGAGTGTTTAAGACTTGTGATCCTATGAtctaaaggtcccaggttcgaatcctactcgtgccatggGAGTTTCTATACCAATATGTCTCATTTAGGTATAGTACTTTTCATAAGTAGACTGTTttcggcgaaggaaaacatcgttaaAATACCTggacactggttgacagtttaagttcactagtgtgtaagTATGCGTTTATTTGCATATGTActtagtcgtaaaagtcatgtcatatgcctttaggcgaaaacacaacacaagtctcgaacacaagtcccataacacaagtctcgaacttactttggggctagctcaatatgtgtgatttgtccttatttatttatttaggcgAGTACAATGAAATCTGACATTTGAAATTTCAGCAATTGACACAcatgaaaagaaagaaaaatacttaccatAGCTAAATATGGCCCATAAGAGTCTTTAGTAGGGACGCCGAAGTTTTTGATGTAAGTCAATGTGTAATATAAGTTTCCGCTATCACATCCGAAGTTAACTTTCTTTCCCGCACTtctgaaatgaaaacaaatcttTCAAGTACAGTTAAAACAGAACAAATTGTAAGTACTTTTcattaaaacacaaaataaacaagatcCATTTTATGCGATGATGTATCATCATATCTTACGGCAGTGTTTGTTAATCACCTTTGTTTGATCTTTGTCTGTTCGTACTAAGCTGTgatatcttactaatattattaatgcgaaagtttgtgaggatgtgtttatgtatgtatgtttgtttgtttgtttgtttgtttgtttgtttgtttgtttgtttgtttgtttgtttgtttgtttgtttgtttgtttgtttgtttgtttgtttgtttgtttgtttgtttgtttgtttgtttgtttgtttgtttgtttgtttgtttgtttgtttgtttgtttgtttgtttgtttgtttgtttgtttgttactctttcacgcaaaatctacaggatggattgttacgaaatttggtacaagggtagaatataacctgtaataacacaAAGGGtgccttttatcccgaattttccacgggagcgaagcccttcTAAAGCGATgctagtaggtatataatagtaggtagtaggtatatgtatCTGAAGTGATAACCACACCTCCAAGAGCAATCAATGATCGCTTGCTCGCTGATTTCCTCTAGCACTCCCTGGCATCCAGTGTATATGAATCTTGTGGACTCGATCGCTGCAGCCGATGTGAACGCGTAGCAGGAGCCACATAGAACTGTTTGATCTAGAAAGTAAATTGTTTAGTAGAAACATATTAGTATAAAGAAGTGTTTGATGATTCTATGTCAATGATCTAAGAAAACgttaaatctatactattattataaagaggtagccgtttgtgagtttgtatgtttgaggcaggtaatctctgaaactaccgaaccgtaTTCACAAGTTcgttcaccattagaaaggtacattatccaagattgttttaggctatatttcatctcaaaattcccacgggagcgaagcgcctggcaacatctagtgttgtaataaaatgttttaataactgGCATAGCGGACTCTGGGTTCAGACGCTCAATGGCGGTGGAAGAAACCAAGAAAACGTTCCAGTTGAGAGGGAGCtggataaaaaagaaatagggTTTTTGGAAAGATAATTCTATAACAGTTCTGATAATGTTGtggaatgaaaaaatatgacagaCACATTTTGTGTCATCAagatacattttgtaacactagaataaaatatattccaatGGATCTATTCAAATTTTGCGCTagattacaaatacaatattcgAATCAATTACCTTTAATAGGGCTGATTGCATTATACACTCTCCAgtcaaaactatttatatcatCACCAATAGTGTCGTCgtcatgataaatatattcgctaatattagtgggatggACATGGAGCGCATTTAATATTGACAGTTCTGTATCACTCAAATCAGCAAATTGATTTAAAGCCAACGAATACGACTTATGTTGACGATTTACTGAATTGATCAAtctgaaacaaatatattttttcatttaaacattgaaaaatatgtctcttgaaatattgttgttttattgaataaagaattttgtttcTATCTTTCTAGTCGGTAAAATGAAGTAATTTGGATAGCTTAcctcaaattatttttgaaaaagttcTGTCTCTCTCGGTATTCTTTATcgtctttataatttttgtcgtGTTCCACTATAAAACTGAAAAGAGAACCTTTATTCTTGTATTAACAAAAtcttaataagtaattaatacagTCTATATCTAAAcgctatttaaatataaattgaacatATAAACAAAGATACATGTGTTTTTTGAAGAAATCTTTTCGCTCTTTTCTTTAAGAGCccttaattataaatatagtattaggTGTgcaattaacaatatatttttatttctaattatgGGAATTCTAGTGaacttttattactttcaaaaaCTCTAAGAAgacctttatttatatttacctgTCAAACGCTCTGTTAATCCTTTTGTCTTCTAACGCCGGATTAACGTACTCCATTACAGGATCAAGTGGTTCGTGCAGCTGAGCCGAGCCAATCTTGCAGTCCAAAGctgaaaatatgttaaatatcTACAGACAACcactgtaacaaaataaattgatcgatcaatcgaaaataaaacttcatttAAAACCACCAAGAACTGTGAAActacattttaatgaaaaaaaaaatacagcatCGATTTACAATCATCAATGATTACTAGAGCAGTTAGTAGTAATACGGCAAAACAAATCAATCAACTGTTATGGTAGCTAATGCGGGTGACGAAGACGCGTTCATTGCGCGATTATTCaaatctatattttgtctTAGATCTGCTTGCATTGTTCGTGTAGGGTATAAAACATAAGAATAGATTTGTCAATGTTAATTGGTGTGACGCATGCACGATTGGATGGGTTATCAATCTGCAGATCCAATATTAGGTTTGAAGAACTTTATTCTCATGAAGACACATAGCCACTTACTtgagaattaatttaaatactatataacGTTTAAAACGCACTTAAAAAGAACagattattcatattaatattacaccTTTATTGGAAGTCTCTTAACtactttttagaaaattacttttcttcTAATTGACTTTAAAAAGTCAAttagaaaagtaattttgttcaaTAGTAGCGACGCTCACATCGGAACAGATAAATTTGTTCCTGTAACCCGATCGGATATGCAAGTGTACCTTAGTAATGAAGTTTCAATACTTACAACTGGGAATCTCAAATATTTCAGGATTGGGTTTCgaagtattaaaatacaagtaatcgtgatagaaataaaacatttccgTCCCGTCTACCTTCATTCGATGTTCGTATCTGTAAACAATGTCgattagtaggtacatacattacTTAACTATGGAAATATACGAATAAATAGACACAGAAtgctgaaaattatataaaattgtgtaacGTTTGCGTGCAGGAGGCTAAAATCATCTATGCATAAAAAAGTATCTAATCaactatgtatttaaaaaaatgtgttataaattttcatagatttaaaaaacaaaaatgcacTGCTTATTTGCTATGCCTGGACTAAGTTACTTAGCTAGTTAAGGGGTTAAGTGCGTATTAATTGTAACTGTAATTTAAGGACTTTATAATActttgtttttgaataaatgatgtGATAACTTAATCTTACTTAATTGGTATGCTTCCTGTACTTTCAGACTTCACCCACACAGTATAAGTATACTTTAAGTCAAGCCCTTCCGAGCTGTGACCTACTTCGTACCCCCATTTTTCTGTTACAACATTACCAATGGGGTATCTACCTGTAAATGCAggaatgaaaacatttttttgtctttctttAAATGACTTAGTGTAGActtataaaaagttacaaattgtttaaataaaaaaaaagtagaattTCGGGATCTTCAAGGCGTGCGCTAGCATTTTTTGAGCTTGCCTGTAATACCGTAGACTCATCAATCTAGATTGAGGTCAAACGCActcaacattttaataatattaaaagtacaaTCAAGGACAGTTAAACCTGACCCACCTGTAATAGTAAGTTTGTCGTAATCTGCCCTCAACTAAGGGTGCACTTTATTTTCGAATCTATTGGAttacgaaaaatatatgaaatttggtacatgagtagaatataaccacCACCTGTTATAATGGCCACAGTTGAAaagttttgatgaaaattctgtaataatatttattatgaacatATTTGAATGCTTTATATAACACCTGCTGCGCCTTGTGCCCTGTGGGAATTACGGGATAAAAAGtttcctatgtgttattccaggttatattctacccgtgtaccaaatttcatatatttttcgtgaaaaaagaaacatactatacatataatgttaGTAGGATTTGTTAAGctataagtatttacataatttcttattgaaactctttaaaaatctaaatcatatttgtattgtggaaattataaattaccaaaatacttacctacttaagACTTTTCGAGTGTTATCGAAGAAAAGACAGGTAACCAaatatgttttagttttttaaagtacctatcCAAACATGCGAAgtacttatatgtaaaaataccttttaatttgaattcatCTTCAGGTCCAGGTAAATAATGTCTTTTTGCaaacattttgatattgtAATCGGATGAGTTATACACATCACACACATCGCAACTGTGTCCGCTTTCGAAGCTTTCAGGGTGTATCTGGTAAAGGTTAGTATAATTGTAATCTTTTGCTAAACAATATCattaaattagtataaaacaaagtccctACCCGCTGTCTTCTGTATacagatctttaaaattacgtaaCGGTTATTGATGATGGGTTTTTAATCGATAGAGTGATTCCAGaacgtttataaaataacgtgtattaaataaaataatattactatttttgttgtaGATAAGTACTCAAACATTTTGCACTACATACAtaagtaaatgtaattttgtacttacTATTTAATACTGGTTGTACATATAATTAacggaaaaataatatacttaatgtaaAACCCTCCATGATAGTAACTTTAAACAAACAACGTGTAATTGGCgctcttttgtttttttaaatgacttactttactttttcaaagatttttttaatgcctAGTATCAGACCAATGGACTTTGTACAAACCGAAAACATTGGTTATATTTTAGACGAACCCGAATTACTACTAATACCAGACTAAGACAAttttgtatacctacttatatttaacaaaaacttaTGCCGTATTTATTGACTATATTGGTCGAGTTTTGGTATTGATATCGTATATACTTAACTGATACCTTAAGCCACTAATAAAGTACAATGTGTCAATAGACGATGTGTGTATGGGGGATGAGATGGGAAacttgtgtataatttatgtatacttaCCTTATAATATAGAAACGAATCTGCTGATGTTCTCAACTTGTACAATTTGTCCAGGCCATCGTAGAAGTCTATTCTAGAGATACCAGTGTCTCCGTCAGTCctgaattaatgaatgaatgaataatttattcataaacttgcacgtatacaaaaataatttaccagTTGGCTCCACTAGGCTGCAAGCCTGTCCTGTGACAGCCAAAAACAGATTAACAATGTTGATTTAAAAGCCAATGACAAAAAGGTTTATTACACATAATCATATtaaactatacatatttatgtactacaaaaattaaatgaaaagatAGGGATAGACATAGTATAAAGCTCACTTCAAAGTCGTCAACGTCAACTCAGTTTGAACATAGTCCCAGGTCATTAGTAGTCCTGTACaaatgtttgatattttttgatttataatctGCATAATGCTCTTATACTCTGTAGTAATCACAAATATAAAGGTGTAGCGATTATTTTGAACGTTTTAAGCCGCCTTgtcttctaatattataaatgcgaatgtaagtttatcaaccaatcttcttaaaattgcacacatgtagtcTGAAGTACGGGGAAGGATTTTCCGGGCATAAgctattgtaatataaaacagGTTACCTTCAACCACAATTCGAAAAACTAACTTTTAGGTAATGCTCGTGAAGTCCAACCATAGCGTGTTTActttgtaggtacatattttgtccattaaatgtacctataactataataaataattaaaatgattctCTCTTTCTCTGCAGTTAATTAACATGGTCCCATGGTCCAATCCCCAATTTCTTACCATATTTGATAGGGTTCTTGTATTTCAGCTGACGGTATGTTTAGCACAGCTCGCAAAGAATACGTCCTGCTCCATGACAGTCCACCTGgatgaaaatataatcacaCAATAAGGTAGATGTTTAAGGTGAAAGTGGTATCTcacttttcgagtgtgttactTGCTATCTCTGTTGTAAGACTTTATTgaagtcgcctaaaagcatctgacatgacttttactcTTCACCGGAAGCCAGTGGTcgtcgatgaaaattactatacacaagtctattggtatacaaactcatgtggcaccagtaggatttgaacctgggatctttcagTTCCAGGCGGGCGCCAtaaccaccaccgcttcaaattcTCTATAAacaggtataaaaaatatgaacaagattttttttattgacgaaCTAGTTAGTTAATCTTTTTCATGTAAATGCACAACTTACTAGCAATGGTTAATGcacttaaaacataaaatatttcacgaaAGCACttcatattgtaaaaattttaggcagaatatgtatttttatttaattttacagttatatatatttaaatttatatttccctATCGCATTAGATTGCGTTCGTATGTAATCAGCacgtcattattttatatctctaattaaaactaacaGCTATTGTTCATGGAACTTAATGAAGTACTTACCAGCTTGtttaatgcaaaaataaaaccattaaaTCCAATAGGAAACAAAAGTCTGGCTATTTTGTTTCGTCTGGcctaaaagaaatattaggGCCTTCTGGCATGATGAGTATTAATACAGTTTAAGTGATTCAATGATGTTTCTCTCCGCATTTcatctcagcagtggtcgttccgaaatgtcagATTGTAGCTTTGTGAGAAATTACCAAaaattgacgtaaaa
This region includes:
- the LOC128683685 gene encoding digestive cysteine proteinase 1-like isoform X3 codes for the protein MSGLSWSRTYSLRAVLNIPSAEIQEPYQIWTDGDTGISRIDFYDGLDKLYKLRTSADSFLYYKIHPESFESGHSCDVCDVYNSSDYNIKMFAKRHYLPGPEDEFKLKGRYPIGNVVTEKWGYEVGHSSEGLDLKYTYTVWVKSESTGSIPIKYEHRMKVDGTEMFYFYHDYLYFNTSKPNPEIFEIPSSLDCKIGSAQLHEPLDPVMEYVNPALEDKRINRAFDSFIVEHDKNYKDDKEYRERQNFFKNNLRLINSVNRQHKSYSLALNQFADLSDTELSILNALHVHPTNISEYIYHDDDTIGDDINSFDWRVYNAISPIKDQTVLCGSCYAFTSAAAIESTRFIYTGCQGVLEEISEQAIIDCSWRSAGKKVNFGCDSGNLYYTLTYIKNFGVPTKDSYGPYLAMEGICNIKNAEKIRKISNFVKIPKDKTKIQNALRKNGPLAIALNGNPKTFIFYSKGIYDNEKCANQNTDLSHGVTLIGFGEESGEEYWILKNSYGTKWGENGFMRIATKSNICGVMNTAYGVQFKRKNKIKKCFKKNN
- the LOC128683685 gene encoding digestive cysteine proteinase 1-like isoform X2 — encoded protein: MKCFREIFYVLSALTIASGLSWSRTYSLRAVLNIPSAEIQEPYQIWTDGDTGISRIDFYDGLDKLYKLRTSADSFLYYKIHPESFESGHSCDVCDVYNSSDYNIKMFAKRHYLPGPEDEFKLKGRYPIGNVVTEKWGYEVGHSSEGLDLKYTYTVWVKSESTGSIPIKYEHRMKVDGTEMFYFYHDYLYFNTSKPNPEIFEIPSSLDCKIGSAQLHEPLDPVMEYVNPALEDKRINRAFDSFIVEHDKNYKDDKEYRERQNFFKNNLRLINSVNRQHKSYSLALNQFADLSDTELSILNALHVHPTNISEYIYHDDDTIGDDINSFDWRVYNAISPIKDQTVLCGSCYAFTSAAAIESTRFIYTGCQGVLEEISEQAIIDCSWSAGKKVNFGCDSGNLYYTLTYIKNFGVPTKDSYGPYLAMEGICNIKNAEKIRKISNFVKIPKDKTKIQNALRKNGPLAIALNGNPKTFIFYSKGIYDNEKCANQNTDLSHGVTLIGFGEESGEEYWILKNSYGTKWGENGFMRIATKSNICGVMNTAYGVQFKRKNKIKKCFKKNN
- the LOC128683685 gene encoding digestive cysteine proteinase 1-like isoform X1; amino-acid sequence: MKCFREIFYVLSALTIASGLSWSRTYSLRAVLNIPSAEIQEPYQIWTDGDTGISRIDFYDGLDKLYKLRTSADSFLYYKIHPESFESGHSCDVCDVYNSSDYNIKMFAKRHYLPGPEDEFKLKGRYPIGNVVTEKWGYEVGHSSEGLDLKYTYTVWVKSESTGSIPIKYEHRMKVDGTEMFYFYHDYLYFNTSKPNPEIFEIPSSLDCKIGSAQLHEPLDPVMEYVNPALEDKRINRAFDSFIVEHDKNYKDDKEYRERQNFFKNNLRLINSVNRQHKSYSLALNQFADLSDTELSILNALHVHPTNISEYIYHDDDTIGDDINSFDWRVYNAISPIKDQTVLCGSCYAFTSAAAIESTRFIYTGCQGVLEEISEQAIIDCSWRSAGKKVNFGCDSGNLYYTLTYIKNFGVPTKDSYGPYLAMEGICNIKNAEKIRKISNFVKIPKDKTKIQNALRKNGPLAIALNGNPKTFIFYSKGIYDNEKCANQNTDLSHGVTLIGFGEESGEEYWILKNSYGTKWGENGFMRIATKSNICGVMNTAYGVQFKRKNKIKKCFKKNN